The Drosophila biarmipes strain raj3 chromosome 2L, RU_DBia_V1.1, whole genome shotgun sequence genome has a window encoding:
- the LOC108032798 gene encoding uncharacterized protein LOC108032798: MRFPQIVYQTALTTILLAITLELAEALRDVRVRVPHAVRRSEKAILKCFYDIEDDSLYSVKWYKGRREFYRYTPKETPPMKVFHFPGVKVKRMSSNESQVVLDAVTMATSGKYSCEVSADAPSFHTLIAAAELEVIETPHNAPFISGIRPRYRVGDILRGNCTSRHSRPAANLTWTVNNEEVNPSLVRHHKILRDSRNDMETAIVGIHFVVTDQHFDNGKLKLRCSAQLHDIYWKTTEKIVLEADLFPKHGGGNSGNHVNPDDFYDQYALHEDHLQNKKNSYLTQLQGEEDDGTEGGLGDGGAAWRGAGSSSSRSASQSRWMVGGSLMAVLSWTLARQLMSPLQAAMTKAGGAMCNTSGRCTIRRTGPGPGQGHGPLGMRVSVTKQRQRQRQKQRERESCLRVSKSSWQGCGCGCDIGRSNSRCIRQLT, from the exons ATGCGGTTTCCACAAATAGTCTACCAAACAGCGTTGACCACAATTCTTCTGGCAATCACATTAG AGCTGGCCGAGGCTTTAAGAGATGTCCGGGTTCGAGTGCCGCACGCGGTGAGGCGCAGCGAGAAGGCCATACTGAAGTGCTTCTACGACATCGAGGATGACAGCCTGTACTCCGTGAAATGGTATAAGGGCAGGCGGGAGTTCTACCGATACACTCCCAAGGAAACGCCGCCCATGAAGGTCTTTCACTTCCCAGGCGTCAAAGTGAAA CGCATGTCCTCGAACGAGAGCCAAGTGGTGCTCGATGCGGTGACAATGGCTACATCCGGTAAATACAGTTGCGAAGTATCGGCGGATGCGCCCTCATTTCATACATTAATAGCGGCAGCAGAACTGGAAGTTATTG AAACGCCGCACAATGCGCCATTCATATCGGGCATTCGTCCTCGGTACCGGGTCGGCGACATATTGCGAGGTAATTGCACATCGCGACACTCGCGGCCGGCGGCCAATCTCACATGGACAGTGAATAATGAAGAG GTTAATCCCTCTCTGGTGCGTCATCATAAAATACTCCGAGACTCCCGCAATGACATGGAAACCGCCATTGTGGGAATTCATTTTGTGGTCACAGATCAGCACTTTGACAATGGCAAACTCAAG CTGCGCTGCAGTGCCCAGCTGCACGATATCTACTGGAAAACCACAGAGAAGATTGTCCTCGAGGCGGATCTGTTTCCCAAACATGGCGGTGGAAACAGTGGGAATCATGTCAATCCCGACGATTTCTATGATCAGTATGCCCTGCACGAGGACCATTTGCAAAACAAGAAGAACAGCTATCTGACGCAGCTACAGG GCGAAGAAGACGACGGCACCGAGGGTGGGCTGGGGGACGGAGGAGCCGCCTGGCGAGGAGCCGGTTCGTCCAGCTCCAGGAGCGCAAGTCAATCCCGGTGGATGGTCGGTGGATCGCTGATGGCGGTGCTCAGTTGGACGCTGGCCAGGCAATTAATGTCGCCGTTGCAGGCGGCGATGACAAAGGCCGGCGGTGCAATGTGCAACACGAGCGGAAGGTGCACAATCCGGCGGACAGGACCCGGACCCGGACAAGGACACGGACCCCTTGGAATGCGGGTCAGCGTGACAAAGCAAAGGCAGCGGCAAAGGCAAAAGCAGCGGGAGAGGGAGTCCTGCCTGCGGGTGTCGAAGTCCAGCTGGCAaggatgcggatgtggatgcgaCATCGGCAGGAGCAACAGCAGATGCATCAGGCAGTTAACATGA